One Nostoc punctiforme PCC 73102 DNA window includes the following coding sequences:
- the leuB gene encoding 3-isopropylmalate dehydrogenase, with the protein MTQNYRITLLPGDGIGPEIMAVAVDVLKVVGKQFDLKFEFQEALIGGAAIDATGEPLPSATLETCRNSDAVLLAAIGGYKWDSLPSNLRPEAGLLGLRAGLGLFANLRPAKILPQLIDASTLKREVVEGVDIMVVRELTGGIYFGKPKGIFATETGEKRGVNTMVYTESEIERIGRVAFEAARKRGGKLCSVDKANVLEVSQLWRDRITQLSQEYPDIELSHLYVDNAAMQLVRAPKQFDTIVTGNLFGDILSDAAAMLTGSIGMLPSASLGASGPGVFEPVHGSAPDIAGQDKANPLAQVLSAAMMLRYALDQPKAADRIEQAVFQVLEQGDRTGDIISPGKNLLGCRAMGDSLIKALEQK; encoded by the coding sequence ATGACCCAGAACTACCGCATTACTCTACTCCCCGGCGATGGCATTGGCCCTGAAATTATGGCAGTGGCGGTAGATGTGCTGAAAGTCGTAGGGAAGCAATTTGATCTGAAGTTTGAATTCCAAGAAGCACTTATTGGTGGTGCAGCAATTGACGCTACAGGCGAACCCTTACCATCTGCCACTCTAGAAACTTGTCGTAACAGTGATGCTGTGTTACTTGCAGCAATTGGTGGTTATAAGTGGGATTCTCTGCCATCCAATTTACGCCCAGAAGCAGGTTTATTAGGACTGCGTGCAGGTTTGGGATTATTTGCCAATTTGCGCCCAGCGAAAATTTTGCCCCAGTTAATTGATGCCTCGACTTTGAAACGCGAAGTTGTGGAAGGCGTGGATATTATGGTGGTGCGCGAACTCACTGGTGGGATTTACTTCGGTAAACCTAAAGGGATTTTTGCCACAGAAACGGGTGAAAAACGCGGTGTAAATACAATGGTTTACACCGAATCAGAAATTGAACGCATTGGGCGGGTGGCCTTTGAAGCCGCTAGAAAACGTGGCGGAAAACTTTGTTCTGTGGATAAGGCGAACGTATTAGAAGTATCTCAGTTGTGGCGCGATCGCATCACCCAACTTTCACAAGAATATCCAGATATCGAACTCTCTCATTTATATGTAGATAATGCTGCTATGCAGTTAGTACGCGCTCCTAAGCAGTTCGACACCATTGTTACAGGCAATTTGTTTGGCGATATTCTCTCTGATGCTGCTGCCATGCTTACCGGTAGTATTGGGATGTTACCCTCAGCGAGTTTGGGTGCTTCTGGGCCTGGTGTGTTTGAACCAGTTCATGGTTCTGCTCCAGATATTGCTGGACAGGATAAGGCCAATCCTCTAGCACAGGTTTTGAGTGCGGCGATGATGCTACGCTACGCTTTAGACCAACCAAAAGCGGCAGATCGTATCGAACAAGCCGTATTCCAAGTTTTAGAGCAAGGCGATCGCACTGGGGATATAATTTCTCCAGGAAAAAACCTCCTTGGTTGCCGCGCTATGGGAGACTCGCTCATTAAGGCTCTTGAACAAAAATAA